A DNA window from Enterobacter asburiae contains the following coding sequences:
- a CDS encoding N(4)-(beta-N-acetylglucosaminyl)-L-asparaginase, producing the protein MWGIIATWRMALEGVTESASALAAGKPVSAAVVDAVAAVEDFPFYKSVGYGGLPTENGEVELDAAYMDGDTLAFGAVGNLVDIANPVRVAHALSRQRYNSLLVGQGAREWALSQGFADKTMLTDRAMQHYRKRCRETLDKGLSPYDGHDTVGIIGLDKQGSMSVATSTSGLFMKKRGRLGDSPIIGSGFYCDSETGAATATGVGEDLMKGCTSYEIVRRMAQGMTPQQAADSVVFELEDKLMSRFGRAGDLSVVCMNNRGEFGAATNIKTFSFVVATARQPLTVFRTERLREKTHYYAVDDEWMQAYAARIRAPIEES; encoded by the coding sequence ATGTGGGGAATTATCGCGACCTGGAGAATGGCGCTTGAAGGCGTTACGGAGTCTGCGTCTGCGCTGGCTGCGGGTAAACCGGTCTCTGCAGCGGTGGTGGATGCCGTCGCCGCCGTCGAAGACTTTCCGTTTTATAAATCCGTCGGCTACGGCGGGCTGCCCACCGAAAATGGCGAAGTGGAGCTGGACGCCGCCTACATGGACGGCGATACGCTGGCGTTTGGTGCCGTGGGCAACCTGGTGGATATCGCCAACCCGGTGCGCGTGGCGCATGCGTTAAGCCGCCAGCGCTACAACAGCCTGCTGGTCGGCCAGGGCGCGCGGGAATGGGCGCTGAGCCAGGGCTTTGCCGACAAAACTATGCTCACTGACCGCGCCATGCAGCACTACCGCAAACGCTGCCGCGAAACGCTGGATAAGGGCTTAAGCCCTTACGACGGGCATGACACCGTCGGCATTATCGGCCTTGATAAACAAGGGTCAATGAGCGTCGCCACCTCCACCAGCGGCCTGTTCATGAAAAAACGCGGTCGACTCGGGGATTCACCCATTATTGGTTCCGGCTTTTACTGCGACAGTGAAACCGGCGCGGCCACCGCAACGGGCGTCGGTGAAGATCTGATGAAAGGCTGCACCAGCTACGAAATTGTCCGCCGCATGGCGCAGGGTATGACGCCCCAGCAGGCGGCGGATTCGGTGGTGTTCGAGCTGGAAGATAAGCTGATGTCGCGCTTTGGCCGCGCGGGCGATCTTTCCGTGGTGTGCATGAACAACAGGGGCGAATTCGGGGCCGCCACCAACATCAAAACCTTCTCGTTTGTGGTGGCGACGGCTCGCCAGCCCCTCACCGTTTTTCGTACCGAACGCCTGCGGGAGAAAACGCATTATTACGCCGTAGACGATGAATGGATGCAGGCCTACGCCGCGCGGATCCGCGCGCCGATTGAGGAGTCATGA
- the uraA gene encoding uracil permease gives MTRRAIGVSERPPLLQTIPLSLQHLFAMFGATVLVPILFHINPATVLLFNGIGTLLYLFICKGKIPAYLGSSFAFISPVLLLLPLGYEVALGGFIMCGVLFCVVSFIVKKAGTGWLDVMFPPAAMGAIVAVIGLELAGVAANMAGLLPADGQSPDSKTIIISLVTLGVTVFGSVLFRGFMAIIPILIGVLAGYALSFAMGVVDTTPIAQAHWFALPTFYTPRFEWFAIFTILPAALVVIAEHVGHLVVTANIVKRDLIRDPGLHRSMFANGFSTIISGFFGSTPNTTYGENIGVMAITRVYSTWVIGGAAIIAILLSCVGKLAAAIQIIPVPVMGGVSLLLYGVIGASGIRVLIESKVDYSKAQNLILTSVILIIGVSGAKVHIGAAELKGMALATIVGVGLSLIFKLISVIRPEEEILDADDSEKASH, from the coding sequence ATGACGCGCCGTGCTATCGGGGTGAGTGAAAGACCGCCGCTTTTACAGACTATCCCGCTTAGTTTGCAGCACCTGTTCGCCATGTTTGGCGCAACCGTGCTGGTGCCAATCCTGTTCCACATTAACCCGGCCACCGTGCTGCTGTTCAACGGCATTGGTACGCTGCTGTACCTCTTTATCTGTAAAGGCAAAATCCCGGCGTATCTCGGGTCGAGCTTCGCCTTTATCTCGCCGGTGTTGCTGCTGCTGCCGCTGGGTTATGAAGTCGCGCTGGGCGGCTTTATCATGTGTGGCGTCCTGTTCTGCGTGGTGTCCTTCATTGTGAAGAAAGCCGGTACCGGCTGGCTGGACGTGATGTTCCCGCCTGCGGCGATGGGCGCCATCGTTGCGGTCATCGGTCTTGAGCTGGCGGGCGTCGCGGCGAATATGGCCGGTCTGCTGCCTGCTGACGGCCAGTCACCGGATTCCAAAACCATTATCATCTCGCTGGTAACGCTGGGCGTGACGGTGTTTGGCTCCGTGCTGTTCCGCGGCTTCATGGCGATTATCCCTATCCTGATCGGCGTGCTGGCGGGCTATGCGCTCTCCTTCGCGATGGGCGTGGTGGACACCACCCCGATCGCTCAGGCCCACTGGTTTGCGCTGCCAACCTTCTATACGCCACGCTTCGAATGGTTTGCTATTTTCACCATTCTGCCTGCGGCGCTGGTGGTGATTGCGGAGCACGTCGGCCACCTGGTGGTGACGGCGAACATCGTTAAGCGCGATTTAATCCGCGACCCGGGTCTGCACCGCTCCATGTTTGCGAACGGTTTCTCCACCATCATCTCCGGTTTCTTCGGCTCGACGCCAAACACCACTTACGGTGAGAACATCGGCGTGATGGCGATTACCCGCGTCTACAGTACCTGGGTTATCGGCGGCGCGGCGATTATCGCCATTCTGCTCTCCTGCGTCGGTAAACTGGCGGCAGCGATTCAGATCATTCCGGTGCCGGTAATGGGCGGCGTTTCTCTGCTGCTGTACGGCGTGATCGGCGCCTCCGGTATTCGCGTGCTGATTGAATCCAAAGTGGATTACAGCAAGGCGCAAAACCTGATCCTGACCTCCGTTATCCTGATCATCGGCGTGAGCGGCGCGAAGGTGCACATTGGTGCGGCCGAGCTGAAGGGCATGGCGCTGGCGACCATCGTCGGCGTGGGCCTGAGCCTGATCTTCAAGCTGATCTCGGTCATCCGCCCGGAAGAAGAAATTCTCGACGCGGACGACAGCGAAAAAGCGTCACATTGA
- a CDS encoding DnaA inactivator Hda: MNGPAQLSLPLYLPDDETFASFWPGDNPSLLAALQNVLRQDHSGYIYIWSREGAGRSHLLHAACAELSARGDAVGYVPLDKRTWFVPEVLEGMEHLSLVCIDNIECVAGDEPWEMAIFNLYNRILESGKTRLLITGDRPPRQLNLGLPDLASRLDWGQIYKLQPLSDEDKLQALQLRAKQRGFELPEDVGRFLLKRLDREMRTLFDTLDQLDRASITAQRKLTIPFVKDILKL; the protein is encoded by the coding sequence CTGAACGGACCGGCACAGCTCTCTCTGCCACTCTATCTCCCTGACGACGAAACTTTCGCGAGTTTCTGGCCGGGTGATAACCCCTCTTTACTGGCTGCACTGCAAAACGTGCTGCGCCAGGATCACAGCGGATACATCTATATCTGGTCACGCGAAGGCGCGGGGCGCAGCCATCTGCTGCATGCCGCCTGCGCGGAGCTTTCGGCGCGCGGTGATGCGGTAGGCTACGTGCCGCTGGATAAACGTACCTGGTTCGTGCCTGAGGTGCTGGAGGGAATGGAACATCTCTCGCTGGTCTGCATCGATAATATCGAATGCGTGGCGGGGGACGAGCCGTGGGAAATGGCGATCTTTAACCTCTACAACCGCATTCTTGAGTCGGGCAAAACCCGGCTGCTGATCACCGGCGATCGTCCGCCGAGACAGCTCAATCTGGGGCTGCCGGATCTGGCGTCTCGTCTGGACTGGGGGCAAATCTACAAGCTCCAGCCGCTGTCGGATGAAGATAAGCTTCAGGCGTTACAGCTGCGCGCAAAGCAGCGCGGGTTTGAGCTGCCGGAGGACGTGGGGCGCTTCCTGCTCAAGCGTCTGGATCGTGAAATGCGCACGCTGTTTGACACGCTCGATCAGCTCGATCGCGCCTCCATTACCGCCCAGCGCAAGCTGACCATTCCGTTTGTGAAAGATATTCTCAAGCTTTGA
- a CDS encoding leucyl aminopeptidase family protein, which yields MITYQFITALSDAAPQSHLIASASCTHLPETALVAEMRESASIADTRFGCAPFARITLLPEALWQDSLTEGLLTALRPLLASPVSPGLILDVTAIDDVVLAQVLRFLFNQAHRLSDLKLKKTDESAVRLTHITALCLPEQQAKLEGVFRQQQAIARGMVAARRLADMPSDRCTPQFVVEEAQRLCAAFPALRCEVLNEKAIAEQGLGLLHAVGKGATCPPRLLAIHYDGVNDGPVRCYVGKGITFDTGGLWLKEGAGMYTMKYDMCGAANVLGLMLTVAELALPVRIMGVLALAENAIGPDAMQPGTVATACNGTTVEINNTDAEGRLVLADAIAWASQRHPQARYIIDMATLTGAVVKALGYELSGLMTQNEPLRAALTLAGKQSGDEVWSLPLDARLKKQTDSAIADLCNTPTNNAAISASAAWLLHHFCPPTIPWAHLDISGTALWRESGRSVASGRPIPMLVEHLMGDL from the coding sequence ATGATCACGTATCAGTTTATCACCGCGCTTTCTGACGCGGCTCCGCAAAGCCATTTGATTGCGTCCGCCTCCTGTACGCATTTGCCCGAAACAGCGCTGGTCGCGGAAATGCGCGAGTCTGCCAGCATCGCTGACACCCGCTTTGGCTGCGCCCCGTTTGCCCGGATCACTCTGCTGCCGGAAGCCCTCTGGCAGGATAGCCTGACCGAAGGATTGCTGACGGCGCTGCGCCCGCTGCTGGCCTCGCCCGTCAGCCCCGGGCTGATACTGGACGTTACTGCTATCGACGATGTGGTGCTGGCGCAGGTGCTGCGTTTTCTCTTTAATCAGGCGCACAGGCTAAGCGACCTGAAGCTGAAGAAAACGGATGAATCGGCGGTGCGCCTTACGCACATCACCGCCCTCTGCCTGCCGGAACAGCAGGCAAAACTGGAGGGTGTCTTCCGCCAGCAGCAGGCCATCGCCCGCGGCATGGTCGCGGCGCGACGTCTGGCGGATATGCCGTCCGACCGATGCACGCCGCAGTTTGTGGTGGAAGAGGCGCAAAGGCTCTGTGCCGCCTTCCCCGCCCTGCGCTGCGAAGTGCTAAACGAAAAGGCTATTGCTGAGCAGGGTCTGGGGCTGCTGCACGCCGTTGGCAAAGGGGCGACCTGTCCGCCGCGCCTGCTGGCGATCCATTATGACGGCGTCAACGACGGCCCGGTGCGCTGCTATGTGGGAAAAGGCATAACCTTTGATACCGGCGGCCTGTGGCTGAAGGAAGGCGCGGGCATGTACACCATGAAATACGACATGTGCGGTGCGGCTAACGTGCTGGGCCTGATGCTGACCGTCGCAGAGCTGGCGCTGCCCGTGCGCATCATGGGCGTGCTGGCGCTGGCGGAAAACGCCATTGGCCCGGACGCCATGCAGCCCGGAACGGTGGCGACGGCCTGCAACGGCACCACGGTTGAAATCAACAACACCGATGCCGAAGGCCGGCTGGTGCTGGCGGACGCCATCGCCTGGGCCAGCCAGCGCCATCCGCAGGCGCGCTATATTATTGATATGGCGACCTTAACCGGTGCGGTCGTCAAAGCGCTTGGGTATGAATTGAGCGGATTAATGACGCAGAATGAACCGCTGCGTGCGGCGCTGACGCTGGCGGGTAAGCAGAGTGGCGATGAAGTATGGTCCCTGCCGCTGGATGCGCGGCTGAAAAAACAGACCGACAGCGCCATCGCCGATCTGTGCAACACGCCGACCAACAATGCGGCAATCAGCGCGTCGGCGGCGTGGCTGCTGCACCACTTTTGCCCGCCGACTATTCCGTGGGCGCATCTGGATATCAGCGGTACGGCGCTGTGGCGAGAGAGCGGCAGGAGCGTGGCATCGGGAAGACCGATCCCGATGCTGGTGGAACACCTGATGGGAGATCTTTAG